A single region of the Candidatus Binataceae bacterium genome encodes:
- a CDS encoding acyl-CoA dehydrogenase family protein: MDFELSSAQREIRDAVSSLCARFGDEYWRQCDERNAYPEEFVRTLSEAGWLAALIPQEYGGAGLTMLDGSIILEEINHSGGNAAACHAQMYTMASVLKHGSEEQKRRYLPRIASGELRLQAFGVTEPDAGSETPKIKTFARRTGDNYIINGGKIFTSRYQHSDMLLLLTRTTAFEDVKKKTDGMSLFLVDLHQYGSAIKAVPIPTMINHSTNQLFIDNLTVPREALIGEEGKGFSYLLSSLNAERILVASESIGDGRWFVEHAVNYANERKVFDRAIGMNQGVQFPIAKAHVSVEAASLIRLKAAALFDANKPCGGEANMAKYLATEAAWEAGEAALNTLGGYGFTKEYHVERKWREARLYRTAPISNNLVLSYVAEHLLGLPRSY; the protein is encoded by the coding sequence ATGGATTTTGAACTTTCGAGCGCTCAGCGCGAAATCCGCGACGCGGTTTCAAGTCTGTGCGCCCGATTCGGTGACGAGTACTGGCGTCAGTGCGACGAGCGCAATGCGTATCCGGAAGAGTTCGTACGCACGCTCAGCGAGGCCGGATGGCTCGCCGCGTTGATCCCGCAAGAGTACGGCGGCGCCGGCCTCACCATGCTCGACGGTTCGATCATTCTCGAGGAGATAAACCATTCCGGCGGCAACGCCGCCGCCTGCCACGCCCAGATGTACACGATGGCGTCGGTGCTCAAGCATGGCAGCGAGGAACAGAAGCGCCGCTACCTGCCGCGCATCGCTTCCGGCGAACTGCGCCTGCAGGCGTTCGGCGTGACCGAACCCGACGCCGGCTCCGAAACGCCCAAGATCAAAACCTTCGCCCGGCGCACGGGCGACAACTATATAATCAACGGCGGCAAGATATTCACTTCGCGCTATCAGCATTCCGACATGCTATTGCTGCTGACGCGAACGACCGCTTTCGAAGACGTCAAGAAAAAGACCGACGGTATGAGCCTGTTTCTCGTCGATCTGCATCAGTACGGCAGCGCGATCAAGGCCGTGCCTATCCCCACCATGATCAACCACAGCACCAACCAGCTTTTCATCGACAATCTGACAGTACCGCGCGAAGCGCTAATCGGCGAGGAAGGCAAAGGCTTCAGCTATCTTCTGAGTTCGCTGAACGCCGAGCGTATCCTGGTCGCAAGCGAATCGATCGGCGACGGCCGTTGGTTCGTCGAGCATGCGGTCAACTACGCCAACGAACGCAAAGTTTTCGATCGCGCGATCGGCATGAACCAGGGCGTGCAGTTTCCGATCGCGAAGGCTCACGTCTCGGTCGAAGCGGCCTCGTTGATCCGGCTTAAGGCGGCGGCACTCTTCGACGCCAACAAACCGTGCGGCGGCGAGGCCAACATGGCGAAATACCTGGCGACGGAAGCCGCATGGGAGGCCGGCGAAGCGGCGTTGAATACGCTCGGCGGATACGGCTTTACCAAGGAATACCACGTCGAGCGCAAGTGGCGTGAGGCGCGCCTTTATCGGACCGCGCCGATCTCCAACAACCTGGTCCTGAGTTACGTGGCGGAGCATCTGCTCGGTCTGCCGAGGTCTTACTGA
- a CDS encoding EVE domain-containing protein, producing MKYFLAKTEPGTYSIDDLEREKRTAWDGVTNPQAVRAIREMRPGDRVFIYHSGGVSSVVGFATVASEPRDDPKNPKSAVVDLEFAGRIDPPATLAEIKQSGKFNDWALVRQGRLSTMAAPEKFVAWMRERCPAAKI from the coding sequence ATGAAATACTTTCTCGCCAAAACCGAGCCGGGGACTTACTCGATCGACGACCTCGAGCGCGAGAAACGCACCGCGTGGGACGGCGTGACCAATCCGCAGGCGGTCCGCGCGATCCGCGAGATGCGGCCCGGCGACCGGGTGTTCATCTATCACAGCGGCGGCGTCTCGAGCGTGGTGGGATTCGCTACCGTGGCGTCGGAGCCGCGCGACGATCCGAAGAACCCGAAGTCGGCCGTCGTCGATCTGGAATTCGCCGGGCGTATCGACCCTCCGGCGACGCTCGCGGAGATCAAGCAATCGGGAAAATTCAACGACTGGGCCCTGGTGCGGCAGGGACGCCTCTCGACCATGGCGGCGCCGGAGAAGTTCGTGGCCTGGATGCGCGAGCGTTGTCCCGCGGCCAAAATCTGA
- a CDS encoding DNA-formamidopyrimidine glycosylase family protein: MPELPDVTVYVEAIRTRVVGHKLIRAIVKSPFLLRTADPPLGVAHGRTVIDVRRIGKQIAIGVEGDLWLAIHLKIAGRFHWSADAPKMGGRNVLAAFQFDNGWLSLTEAGTQRRAALNVVSGETGLRALDAGGIEPLEASRDAFAAALRSANHTLKRALTDPHILSGIGNSYSDEILHRAELSPIAMTQKLTPEEFERLYEATRATLVEWTERLRSEANDAFPEKVTAFRPGMAVHGRYGKPCPRCGAKVQRIRYASNETNYCARCQTGGRLLADRAFSRLLHDDWPRTLEELEALRQR, encoded by the coding sequence ATGCCGGAACTGCCCGACGTAACCGTATACGTGGAAGCGATACGGACGCGCGTCGTCGGCCACAAACTGATTCGCGCGATCGTAAAGTCGCCGTTTCTATTGCGCACGGCGGATCCTCCGCTCGGCGTGGCTCACGGCCGAACGGTCATCGACGTGCGGCGGATCGGCAAGCAAATCGCGATCGGCGTCGAGGGCGACCTGTGGCTCGCGATCCATCTCAAGATCGCGGGCCGGTTCCATTGGAGCGCCGACGCGCCGAAAATGGGCGGCAGGAACGTGCTCGCCGCGTTCCAGTTCGACAACGGATGGCTCTCGCTGACCGAAGCGGGCACGCAGCGCCGCGCTGCGCTCAACGTGGTCAGCGGCGAGACCGGGCTCAGGGCGCTTGACGCCGGCGGAATCGAACCGCTGGAGGCGAGCCGCGACGCATTCGCGGCGGCGCTGCGAAGCGCCAATCATACGCTCAAGCGCGCGCTCACCGACCCGCACATCCTGAGCGGCATCGGCAACTCGTATTCCGACGAGATACTACATCGCGCAGAGCTCTCGCCGATCGCGATGACGCAGAAGCTCACGCCGGAGGAGTTTGAACGGCTATACGAAGCGACCCGTGCGACACTCGTCGAATGGACGGAGCGCCTGCGCAGCGAAGCCAATGACGCATTTCCCGAGAAAGTAACCGCATTCCGGCCCGGGATGGCGGTCCATGGGCGCTATGGCAAGCCCTGTCCGCGATGTGGCGCAAAGGTCCAGCGGATACGTTATGCGAGCAACGAGACCAACTATTGCGCGCGATGCCAGACCGGCGGGCGTCTGCTCGCCGACCGCGCGTTCTCGCGCTTGCTGCACGACGACTGGCCGCGCACGCTCGAGGAATTGGAGGCGCTCAGGCAACGATAA
- a CDS encoding LLM class F420-dependent oxidoreductase, translating to MKIGIFAMFSEKTLDPVSVARKCEELGFESIWVPEHAIIPVHTKVPYPALDGKIPDVYTRFPDPFVLLGMIASVTRALRLGTAICLVPERHPLALAKEVATLDYFSGGRFMFGVGAGWQAEESQIMGVDFPRRWPITREYLLAMKELWTRPEASFDGRFLKFPAVISNPKPAHKPHPPIFIGAGGLNWKRERAIKDTVALGDGWMPVALPPKDLASDLAVMKRLCAEAGRDFSRLEISMTFLQQPELQPQDPKRALAEYAEAGAHRLILAPVLDRKNAERTLEQTAKDYLQ from the coding sequence ATGAAGATCGGAATTTTTGCGATGTTCTCGGAGAAGACGCTCGACCCCGTATCCGTCGCCCGCAAATGCGAGGAACTGGGTTTCGAATCGATCTGGGTGCCCGAACACGCGATCATCCCGGTGCATACGAAAGTACCCTACCCGGCGCTCGACGGTAAAATTCCCGACGTCTATACGCGCTTTCCCGACCCCTTCGTGCTGCTGGGCATGATCGCGTCGGTGACCCGCGCGCTCAGGCTCGGCACGGCGATATGCCTGGTGCCGGAGCGTCATCCGCTCGCGCTGGCGAAAGAAGTGGCAACTCTGGATTACTTCTCGGGCGGCCGCTTCATGTTCGGTGTCGGCGCCGGATGGCAGGCCGAGGAATCGCAGATTATGGGCGTCGACTTTCCCCGGCGTTGGCCGATCACGCGCGAGTACCTGCTCGCGATGAAAGAGCTATGGACCAGGCCGGAAGCGAGTTTCGACGGCCGCTTCCTCAAATTTCCTGCCGTGATATCCAACCCGAAGCCGGCACACAAACCCCATCCACCGATCTTCATCGGCGCGGGCGGACTCAACTGGAAACGCGAGCGTGCGATCAAGGACACGGTCGCGCTCGGCGACGGATGGATGCCCGTCGCGCTGCCGCCCAAGGATCTGGCGAGCGACCTTGCCGTGATGAAACGCCTGTGCGCCGAGGCAGGGCGGGACTTCAGCCGGCTCGAGATTTCGATGACCTTCCTCCAGCAGCCAGAGCTTCAGCCGCAGGACCCCAAACGCGCGTTGGCCGAGTACGCGGAAGCGGGCGCCCATCGGCTGATCCTGGCGCCCGTGCTCGACCGCAAGAACGCCGAGCGCACGCTCGAGCAAACGGCGAAAGACTACCTGCAATAA
- a CDS encoding ATP-binding protein: MDTRGSQQKEPARALLGVRVGTEAICEIQDFVATFAAEQGIASEDKARVLILVEELFTNLSRYGYRDRSEAVGEAEVVLELDEDRLTIEFRDDGQEFNQLAGPPPEPEESGDDELAGGLGLHIVRDLADGADYRRANGRNVIRLNRRVSRVKVSRR; encoded by the coding sequence GTGGACACCAGAGGGTCACAGCAAAAGGAACCGGCGCGCGCACTCCTCGGCGTTCGCGTCGGGACCGAGGCGATTTGCGAAATCCAAGACTTCGTGGCCACTTTCGCGGCCGAACAGGGTATCGCCTCGGAGGACAAGGCGCGAGTACTTATCCTGGTCGAAGAGTTGTTCACCAATCTGTCGCGATACGGATATCGCGATCGCTCCGAAGCGGTGGGCGAGGCAGAAGTAGTGCTCGAACTCGACGAAGATCGGTTGACGATCGAGTTCCGCGACGACGGTCAGGAGTTCAATCAGTTGGCCGGCCCGCCGCCCGAACCCGAGGAATCCGGCGACGACGAACTGGCGGGCGGCCTGGGCCTGCACATCGTGCGCGATCTTGCGGACGGCGCCGACTATAGACGGGCGAACGGGCGCAACGTGATTCGATTGAACCGGCGCGTCTCGCGGGTCAAAGTGTCGCGGCGCTGA